The genomic interval TAAAATCAATGACGCTTCTGGCGGTATTCAGTTTTACGTCCCTAAAGATGTGCAAAAAGAAATTAACTACAAGTCTAAATTTGATTTAGGTGACATCGTAGGTGCACGCGGCGCTTTACATAAGTCAGGTAAAGGCGAACTTTATGTTAATGTGGCGACTGCAGACGACTTGATCATGTTAACCAAATCACTGCGTCCATTGCCTGATAAGTTCCATGGTTTAGCGGATCAAGAAATTAAATATCGTCAGCGCTATGTGGATTTAATTATCAACCAAGAAACCCGTGATTTGTTCATGGTGCGTTCTAAAATTATTGAAGCCATGCGCAAATACCTAAGCGATCGCAACTTTATGGAAGTGGAAACGCCCATGCTACAAGCGATTCCTGGTGGTGCCACAGCAAAACCATTTGAAACACACCACAATGCGCTGGGTATTGATATGTACTTACGTATCGCGCCAGAGTTGTATTTGAAGCGCTTGCTAGTAGGCGGCTTCGAACGTGTTTTCGAAATTAACCGTAACTTCCGTAACGAAGGTTTGTCTACTCGACATAACCCAGAGTTCACCATGATTGAATTCTACCAAGCGTATGCGACGTATCATGATTTGATGGACACTACAGAAGATATGCTGCGTAACATCGCGCAAGACGTGCTGGGTACGACCGACATTGTATCAACGGAAAAAGACGCTGAAGGCAATGTGGTCAACGAAACCGTATACGATTTTGCTAAGCCGTTTGCGCGCCTCACTATGATGGAAGCGGTATTGAAATATAACCCTGACTTCGATGAAGCTGTGATTAACGACCCAGAAAATAACTTGGATAAACTAATTGCATACGGTCGCCA from Bermanella marisrubri carries:
- the lysS gene encoding lysine--tRNA ligase, whose product is MADQQQDENKLIAERREKLSALRDGCKANGHRNDFDRKDLAADLQAKFGEFSKEELEAQDNQVAVAGRIMFQRGPFTKINDASGGIQFYVPKDVQKEINYKSKFDLGDIVGARGALHKSGKGELYVNVATADDLIMLTKSLRPLPDKFHGLADQEIKYRQRYVDLIINQETRDLFMVRSKIIEAMRKYLSDRNFMEVETPMLQAIPGGATAKPFETHHNALGIDMYLRIAPELYLKRLLVGGFERVFEINRNFRNEGLSTRHNPEFTMIEFYQAYATYHDLMDTTEDMLRNIAQDVLGTTDIVSTEKDAEGNVVNETVYDFAKPFARLTMMEAVLKYNPDFDEAVINDPENNLDKLIAYGRQVGIREDAKQSAWGAGKWLCEIFEETAEHKLDQPTFITAYPWEVSPLARRNDENPFITDRFEFFVGGRELANGFSELNDAEDQAERFRKQVEEKDAGDDEAMHYDADYVQALEYGMPPAAGEGIGIDRLVMLFTDSPTIKDVILFPHMRPRG